From the Juglans microcarpa x Juglans regia isolate MS1-56 chromosome 7D, Jm3101_v1.0, whole genome shotgun sequence genome, the window TTTCTTCTGTCAAATTACAATCTGTTGTGGGCCCTCTCCTTTCCTCCCTTCACTTTTTCGAAGCTCAGTACCCTCCAATCTGCCAATCAGTACCCATTCAATCTTGTTCGTGAATGGTTTTATTCAATGTCTACATGGCATTCGAGTGTTTGGGTTGCATGTAGACCAATTCAAACGAGAGAGAGGTTTATATGGTTTTAGTCATTTACcttgaaaaaaagaagttttaattttttttatttgattttgacaTGGCATGCCATGTCATATGCTGTCCATTTGATGCATCAGTTATTCAAGTCATGCAATCTCTAATTTGATGTAATGTGCTCTCTTCTTAGCGATATGTTCACACCTGAGTTGGATTTCTCATGCAGGTACCTTATTGGTTGACATATGACTTCCCACCTGAAGTCAGAGAAAAGCTTAAACAGCAGTGGGGATCAGACTGGAAGGGCCAAGCACAGAAGTGGTGAGCACCTGAACTTGGACATACATTGCTAGATGCAGTATGTACTGCGTGGAGCTACTTAGTCTAGATTAGGTCAGATTCAATTGAAGTAAGGAATCTAAACTGAGGATCAGTGCATGACCTGTCTGTCTTGTAAACGTTGGATACAGTTGAACTAAAATAAGCTGACCCAGGGCACAAAATTTCAGATGGTTTTGGGTCGGGGCATGTAGAGTTAAACTTGGATAGACAAGTAATTTACAAATACCAACATGCCCGTGTGCATGGATCAGTACTCCAGGTTGTAGTATTTGAAAAGTACATCCAAATAGGGGGAAAGGGTAAGTCCCCTTCTCTCATCTCACTCCATCCAAATGTATCCACATGTATCTCACTCCAAAAGTATCTCACTTCATCCAAATGTATCCAAaggtatatatgtatgtatatgataAACCCACCCTAGAATGGCAATGTTGAATTTCTGCATCCTTGTTTTCCTCAAATTGGAGGAATTTGAAGGGAGAAAGGATTTCAACTTCTGTGCAGGTTTCTATTTATtgctaataattttttacaaattcaaCATTGCCTAAACAAACTCTTACTCTGTTCTCTCTTTTAACATAATGCACTGCCTTTTTCTCCCCTTCCCACCCTACATCTATGCAAAGGGAGGCATACCTATTCTCGTATTTTCCCctattatttcttaataaacTTGCTACACTTTCAGGTTTCTTCTTAAATTCAACGGGAGGGTTGAAGAAATCAATCTTTTGGGTGATGGGACAGAGAAAGCTGAATTTGGCGAGTGGTCATGGATGTCTCCAGAACAAATAGTTGAGCTTGTGGGTAGACCTTAAACTCGTACTATTCTTTACTGGTTCAAGAACAGCTGGAATTGGCATTTTGGTCCGGTTGGTTTATTTACATGGTCTTTTTTTCCCGTTCTGTGCAGGCAGTGGATTTTAAGAAGCCTGTTTACAAGGAAGTTATGACTGCTTTTGCTCCATATCTTCAGTAATCGTACTCTGGAATAATGATCATTTTGTTGCTTCCAAACAGAGTTCTTTAACTAATGAGctacttcaaaaagaaaattagttcAATGACAGATGCCCATGTTTATTCTCAGGTTATCAGCTTGTAGCACTAAATAATTGTAAGAATGAAATTCATCTTTCTTTGATCAGAatgctatttttcttgtaatgacaTGTAATGTTCCTATGATTATCGAGAAATATGAACTAATACTCGCTGGACCTATATTTGGCAATATAGTCAATCCTATTCGTGAGAATGAATCTTCGGTCTTGACAGGCATGGACACGATTTTGTGCTGGAATAACAATCAGACTGTATATTTTACTACCCCAAAGACTTTTGGAATAAGTTTCATTTTATCagtttgaataaatataatcataagcccattaatatgattttatctgTGTCATTGCAGTCATTGCCAAGGTAGTAATTTACTTTTGGAATCTCATATGGGATTTTGATTGTTCAAGTCAATAATACGCAAGATCTGCCAGATCAGTTCTTATGAAAACCACTGACCAATTCTTGGCAAATCGATCGTCTTTTCCCACATGCAATTTTATTATGCCTGTGGCTCAGTGATTTTCCTTCAATTTGCGATGGAATTGAGGTCCTGTGCATCTCTTGCAAATCTGTTTTCATAGCGCCATACAAAATAGTGCATAAACACAACGAATGATAAACTGCTGCTTAGTCCATATTCCTCAGACGCACTGACGGAGAACAAGAAgatggatgtttattttgagatataaTATAGCCAGATTATTTGTATCAAGAACCTCAAGCTTCATAGAAGATGAGATCCGTCAATCACAACTGAAGTACATACTCTTCATATTGCTAAGCTAAGCTGCATATTGAAAAATCTTTGGCTTGCTATATTGTCGACCAACTCCTTCAGCAGCCCGACCGAGTCATCTTGAGTTCAAAATTCTAGCTCAATTGACAAACAAACCATGGTCAAGCAAGAAAGTGATAAATACCATGGCATCTCCAACCTAAAGAAATGCACCTcttttaactcatcttcagaagtatattttgtatatgatcAGTAACAATCGCTGCCACTATTTCAGGAGAGAACCTTCTTATCATGTCCTTCCTTGCCTGCCTGCCTTTGTCCTTAGCATCCTCAACATTATTCATTACATGTCTCATAAGAACTTGAAGCTTATCAACAGAAGGTTCTGCCCACAGATGCCCTTTGAATGGCCCTTCCATAACCTGACTCATTCTATCCACTGACAATGGATAGCTATTCTCCTCTGACAAATACTCTGTTGGCCCAGACCAATTTGTCGCAATCACCGGCAATGACATTGCCATGGCTTCCACAAGAGGCCTCCCCACCCTTCCCCTCTTGATGGAAGGACAAATGCGTCAGCTGCCTTGTATAGTCGCGGCAAATCAATTTGAGCAATGTGGGTATCTATCACATAAACTGGAGCCCAACCTGCTACTGGTTTTTCTATATCAGTGTCCTCCACAAACTCTACGATCTTGTTCCCAAAATCTCTATCAGAATGGTATGGATTCGTTAGCAAGTACAAAGCAACCCCATCAACCCTAGAGAATTCCTTCAAGTATGATTTCAACAATACATCCCAACCTTTCCTGTACTCCCActtgaaaatactcaaaaatatGAACTCCTTTTTCGAATTCAAATTCTGGGTTGTTGAACCTAAGACCAATGTCCCTAGGGAGGAAAGGTCTAATGGCTTATACATGAGGGGATCAAAGAACTTCACATCAATAGGCTGAATGATTTTCACTACCTTAGAAGGATCAACCCCGCTTTCGATAAATGTAGACACATGAAATTCAGTGGGAACCCAAACATAGTCCATTTGATTACAGCGCTTCACGTGGTCGGCATTCACCCTATCAGTCTCAAACATGGTCCGTCCAATCACAgacttgaaatttttataagcaCCTGGTGGGCATGGGAAGGTTTCAAACAATGGAGGGTACCAAGCCCCAGGCTCACTGTGACAAATCACAATGGTCTCATTCATCCTACATTCTGTTTGATGGAGCTCCAAGGCCAAGTTCTTGGTATATTTTGGCAAGCCCTCCCAGAATTCAATGGATTCTTCATCACCATGATGCTCAATAGCCACTTTGAATATTGGGTTTTTCATGTGTTCATGGAGGGCCAAGATATATGACCAACTTTCTGAACTGTACCCACCACCTGAAAGAAAAGGAGCCATCCAAAGCACACAGCTGGGTGAAAGGGAAATGGGATTCATTGCATTGGTTATTTGGGGTTTTGGGGTTGGGTGAAGGAAGCCTACAAGGGTTTGAAGAAAAGTGGGGTGTGATGAGAAAGAGTATTTCAGGTGTTGTGTTTTGTAAAAGCTTGTTTTGGAGAAACCCAGTATGATTGCTAGTAAAAGAACCACAacggatgataagtagaatacaAGTGGTTTCTTTGCTACAGTCGGGGGAAAAGTGTGATTAGGTTGTGATTGGTTAATAGGCTCTTGGCTCCCATGAGATTCCATGGCAATGGATTGAGAGAAGTGAATTCAAAATGTAAGCAGCAtccgaaaaataaaaatcactcGCAAGCTTGGAAATTGAAATCAGTGAGATCAAAACTGAAACATAAGAGGGACAACCTGAATGCCCACTGTCACTGACTGCACCTCGAAGCGCAAGAGAATGTCGGCACGGCTGCTGCACGACTTAGTTCAGTGGCCGCGTCCAACCTTTCGGGCGAAAGCATTCTACTTCCTCTCTCGTCTCTCCCTCGGAGGAGGATTCTGCAATGTTGTCTCTATAAAACCACAGAGAACGTGGATCATAACGTCTCTCTTTGTACTGATTATTGACTTTCCTCCTGGTGTTGCCCTCTACTTCGCGTGCGCGTTGCCCCTAGGcagttgttttttttatcctGATCGGCCGTTCCAAAAATAATCAGTGAGATTTACAAAACTCACTGGATTAATAAcattcaggttttttttttcctcgcaTGCATCTGTCTTGTACGAATGTATTTTAATAGTAAATGGGTATGGGCGAGGCAAAAGAGACGTGGTAGAGAACCGATTTGCAGAAGAATGAGCACGTTGCGCATGTTGGTGCCTCAACTTTGTAATTTGAGTTAGGAAATGAACGTGAGGAACgataagagaagaaaaagtaaaacatTTATGTGATTCAACAACGTGCCTACATCCACGAATTTGTAGAAGATTTTATTCACATTGACAATCAAACCGAACCGCCACAAACACAACCCGACTCCACACATAGAAGCCCTACAATGAAGAGGGACCCCAAAAAACATTCAAAGATTGGTGGAGAAAAAGGAGAATATACATATAACTCCCACGTATTAGTCAGTTCATTGCAGCCCATATTTCTGAAACTTTCATTCTCAAACCATACATTTACTGAAATTTGAGCATGAAACCATCAAACTAAGAACCTACTGTGTCACACATCAGAAAAACTTATCCAAGAATGGGGTTGTACAACTGGAACAACCTCAAAACTGCAAAGCATCTTGTATGCCTTTCTGGGCatattggataaaaaaaaaaaaaaagtgaaaaattcaGTCTAGTATTACCTAAATCATAAGTAACATGGTTGCAGGAATCTTCTCTCGATCCTTCTCTCAATTTATTATGACAATGATCCTGTCAAACTTGTTTGGTTATAATAATGACCCACTGGGCTTGCACTCCAAAGAAAAGGTAAAATGTTGAGGAAGATTTTATTTAGTTCATTGGTAAGCAAAAGAGATTTATTACAAGGGAGATAACGCGCAACAGTACTACAAACATCTGAGCCTTTATTTATGCAAAAGCTCAAACAACATGCAACTTCTACATCTTTGACCAGAAGCGGCTCAAGCTAGCTTCAATTGATCCATGTGGTTCGTCCGTTGGTAAATACACATCATCATTAAACTGCAGAAGAACCCCATTAGTCAGTTTCATTTTATGGCTAAGAGATGAATCTCAGCTTAAAGTTCAATCAGGATAAGAGAGGGGAGGCtaacaataataaaagagaGGTATATATATGCCCTGCATAAAGTGAAATGCCTAGAAATTACTCTATTTAAGGCTTTAAATTGGTAACTGGGCAGCTGTGGCTCTGAAGATAAGACGGGTAACAAAAGCAAGTAAACATGTATGTTTTTAACaccaataaaattttgaatgatcCCCACCCATGAGTGGTCTCAATCGTTCAATCCCCAAATACcaccttccttccttcctcttttcaAGGGAGCTAGGACATGGGAGGCTAATTTAATACCATGTAGTTCCCGGTTCATCCGGATATAAGTACTTAAACAACTAGGATTTGGATTTCAGTTTTTATCTGTTTACTAAACTCATCGATAGGTTTCAACTTTATGAATATGTGGATCAGAAATGTTTAGGTATAATATGCCATTTCATATTCACAAGGCCAGTGTTTTTGTTGGAGAAAAATCTTGAAAGCTGAATTCCATCTTGCATTGCTAAAATTCCTATCAAGCGATTGTTCTTCGAACACAGTGACTTCAAATCCTCAAATCTAAATATATCCTAAGTGATTGTTAATGTGCTATTATATAAACGATTAGCTACTTCAGTATTTTCCCAATACTTCTGGCAGACATCACTGGTAACCAGAATTCCTACCTTTACAATAGTTTCATCATCCTTGTTTTTCAGATTAACAGGTAGGAAATGGATATTTGGCATCTTCAATTGGACAGATGAGATGTCAAGAAACCTggaaacatgaaaaaaagaaagaagaaagaattgATCTCAACAAAATCGAACCATTCTGTGCCAACAAGTGGACAAGTGCAAGGAAGTTGGTTCATCCATGCACCTGCGCTTGCATACAAGTATGAGCATACACATGAATGCATGTCTCTGTTTATGCCTGAATTTGTGTGTGGTCATGCAGTGTATGCCTGCTAGTGGGTGTGGAAGTGGGAGGTGGACGTGTATGTGGGTGGAcgtgtgtgcgtgcgtgtgtgtttgtgcgtgtgtgtgtgtgtgtgtgtgagagagagagagagagagagagagagacctgttCAGTAcactttttgccatgtgatgGAGCGTATTCTGAACAGATGGACTGTATACTCCCTGTTTTGGAGGACCATAGAAAGTTTCAACCAGAACTTTTTTCACATCGAGGTATCTGTCTGTAAAGTAATATGGCTTTTGAGGGATGCTAGAGAGTGATTCATATGAATACCTGCATCCAAGTTTACCACAGAAACATGACTCTGCATTTTAAAGACTCAGAAAATCAAAATGGAATCAACATTACCATCACTCAATATAGAATCAAGACGGCAAGACAAAATGTTAATTCCTTATTTCACCTGATACCCCTTTTATAAGTGTGATTATGGAAGCAACATAAatattgggaactcaattcatAAGAACGAAGTGGGCAGcccaaatatattattattgttattattatttttactattttcgcTTGATTCACCTTGCATATAATTGATTAAATTGAAAGATCATATCCATACCTCCATGATGCTGTGACCTCTGTCGCCAGAATTCTCTCTCGTGTTTCAGGAAGAACCGTGTATTTATCCCTAATAAATCCCTCAAAACCTGACTGCTCAAAACATAAAATCCAACGAAATCAATCATCAGAGAAACCAGGATGTGCCACAATTACAGTACATTGAAATTAGCAGTGGaattttttgaaacaattatTGTTTTGCAATATTTATCAAGCACGCTGAAGTGTAGTAGTAATTCTCAATTCAAGATCCACTTCTGTGGCACAGTAAAGACGTTAAATCATGTTTGCAAATCTGAAGCCAACATACTTCCCTCAAAACATAGAACACATACCAGCAACAGACAATAAACGCAGCATCGATCAGTTTCATGTTAGCATATTTAGTGCATATAAAAGCATAAACATTGACAAGCATCACAGGCTTTCTTGCCTTGTCAAGCAAAGAAGATCTTGAAGTACATCTGGAGTTAAGGTAAAAGAGAAATGAGGTTACCATGGTTGTCTTCAGTAAAGCCAACCCTTCAATACCAGAAGTCACCTGTAATGCACCAGACTTCTTTACAAATACTTCTGTTGTATGCTTCTCAGATCCAAGTTTAAAACCTACAATAAAGACAATAGTGACAGCACTAAAAATCTAAAagctgaaaataataaaaaatgaagatcATTTATTTGGCTGTTCAAGCCAACGAAAATGCGTTTATTTGGtcaaaactccaagccaagaaACGATCTCCAGTAATTTTGGTGAAGTTCATTTCTACTAACTATTAGAAGCTtgcaatttaaatttataaggAAATAATTGTACTATTGGTACATATCCCACCCTTCCCCCACTTTATACTAGAGGCCAAAATAAAGAACTTAtcccaaataaaaaaaggggCTAGAGCTCTATGCCAGAACAATGTCAGATATGGTAGTAAAGGTTTATGGATTATTTGTTGCaattgaaattttattcaatctctgatcaaaaaatttttattttactagtaaaaaaaaaaaaaaaaatcaatctctaaaAGTGGTGAAATTAACATACACACGAAGTATACAAGAACAAGAAATTCACCTAAACGTTaaaggaaagagaagaagaaaatcctgcaaactaaaaaaattatcactaGATAAAGGTAAAAACTACCACCAAAAGATAAGGTTTTGAGGGGGGGAAAAAGTAAGCTCTCCCACTGGTTTCTCATGATCTTCAGAACTTTTGATGGTTTCTTTCTTTACAtagacaccacattaagcaaACCCGAGTCAATTTCAACATAACTTATCAATGATGGCAACCACAATGTCCTTTCCATGGATTTGTTACTCAACAATGGTTAATTCCTTTTGCCAGTGTAATTACTCACCAAGAGAGTTATAATAGTATTTTGGCCATATACCCAttcttatttattgattaatattatctttttgctTTACAACAATTCCAACAAATGTTTCAGTGGTGGTGCCAATTGAACCTCGTTTACTTCCAACACATTTTAGGAGTTAAACAAcatcaaagaaaaccaaaagaaagaaagaaagaaagggcaCAATTCATACCATGAAATAACGTGGGAATTCATCACAATAAACAATTCggtagatgttttttttttttttttggttacaGAAATCAGTTTAAATCATATGTGCACTCTCTCCttcaaaagattgaaaaaactAACCGTGTTCATGCTCTTGACCATCTATATATACACGCTCCCATGGCTTTTCCACTATCTTTATTATGGCACCAGTAACCTAAGCAAGAGAAGATCGTGGATTAGATTGACTACAAATGGCATGAGAAGAGTTaaacatatgattttttaaaagaaattagtactgataaacaaaaataaaggaatTACTGATAGAGGAAACATGGATATCTTTTGAGTTCAATACACAcacaacaaaagaagaagaacaaagaaagaaagaaaaggaaagcgCTCTTTTGACTGcatactaaaatataattcttaTTGGATAGGTGATATACTAACATATAAATAAACTTACAAGAACAAACtttgataaaattaaacttttgtttttgttttgtttctttttttaagtagatGAATTGAAGTATTCT encodes:
- the LOC121238650 gene encoding LOW QUALITY PROTEIN: uncharacterized protein LOC121238650 (The sequence of the model RefSeq protein was modified relative to this genomic sequence to represent the inferred CDS: inserted 1 base in 1 codon), yielding MESHGSQEPINQSQPNHTFPPTVAKKPLVFYLSSVVVLLLAIILGFSKTSFYKTQHLKYSFSSHPTFLQTLVGFLHPTPKPQITNAMNPISLSPSCVLWMAPFLSGGGYSSESWSYILALHEHMKNPIFKVAIEHHGDEESIEFWEGLPKYTKNLALELHQTECRMNETIVICHSEPGAWYPPLFETFPCPPGAYKNFKSVIGRTMFETDRVNADHVKRCNQMDYVWVPTEFHVSTFIESGVDPSKVVKIIQPIDVKFFDPLMYKPLDLSSLGTLVLGSTTQNLNSKKEFIFLSIFKWEYRKGWDVLLKSYLKEFSRVDGVALYLLTNPYHSDRDFGNKIVEFVEDTDIEKPVAGWAPVYVIDTHIAQIDLPRLYKAADAFVLPSRGEGWGXPLVEAMAMSLPVIATNWSGPTEYLSEENSYPLSVDRMSQVMEGPFKGHLWAEPSVDKLQVLMRHVMNNVEDAKDKGRQARKDMIRRFSPEIVAAIVTDHIQNILLKMS
- the LOC121238665 gene encoding uricase-2 isozyme 2; translated protein: MAREIENFKFEHRHGKDRVRVGRVWRNKDGRYFFVEWNVSISLLSDCLPAYLLDDNSDIVATDTMKNTVYVKAKECSEQISMEDFAILLAKHFTSFYRQVTGAIIKIVEKPWERVYIDGQEHEHGFKLGSEKHTTEVFVKKSGALQVTSGIEGLALLKTTMSGFEGFIRDKYTVLPETRERILATEVTASWRYSYESLSSIPQKPYYFTDRYLDVKKVLVETFYGPPKQGVYSPSVQNTLHHMAKSVLNRFLDISSVQLKMPNIHFLPVNLKNKDDETIVKFNDDVYLPTDEPHGSIEASLSRFWSKM